CGCTGCAGGGTGTCCGCGTCACGCTGCTCGACGGTGCGTCGCACGACGTCGACTCCTCCGAGCTCGCGTTCAAGATCGCCGGCTCGATGGCCTTCAAGGAAGGCGCGAAGAAGGCCAAGCCGGTCCTTCTTGAGCCGATGATGGCCGTCGAGGTCACCACGCCCGAGGACTACATGGGCGATGTGATCGGCGACATCAACTCTCGCCGTGGCCAGATCCGGTCCATGGACGAGCGTCACGGTGCCCGCGTCGTCACGGCGCTGGTGCCCCTCTCCGAGATGTTCGGCTACGTCGGTGACCTGCGCAGCAAGACCTCTGGTCGCGCCAGCTACTCGATGCAGTTCGACTCGTACGCCGAGGTCCCCAAGGCCGTGGCTGAGGAGATCATCGCCAAGGCCAAGGGCGAGTAGGTCCGGCTCTGCCGGCCTCGGAACCAGCCCGACATTCGGGATGATTCCGACCCCTTAGGCTATTAGGAGGCGACCCGGGAGGATCCGGACGGATCCTCCCGGGGCCTCCGGCCCCTACCCGCGGGACGGTGCGAGGTGCTTCCGGCACCACGGACCCAGCCCGATCAAGACCAACTGACGTCAGCACGGCGTACAGGAACTGTCCTCAGGAGGACTCAGTGGCGAAGGCGAAGTTCGAGCGGACGAAGCCCCACGTCAACATCGGCACCATTGGTCACATCGACCACGGCAAGACCACGCTGACCGCGGCCATCACCAAGGTGCTGCACGACGCGTACCCGGACCTGAACCCCTTCACGCCGTTCGACCAGATCGACAAGGCGCCGGAGGAGCGTCAGCGCGGTATCACCATCTCGATCGCGCACGTCGAGTACCAGACCGAGGCGCGTCACTACGCCCACGTCGACTGCCCGGGTCACGCTGACTACATCAAGAACATGATCACCGGTGCCGCCCAGATGGACGGCGCCATCCTGGTGGTCGCCGCCACCGACGGCCCGATGCCGCAGACCAAGGAGCACGTCCTCCTGGCCCGCCAGGTCGGCGTCCCCTACATCGTCGTCGCCCTGAACAAGGCCGACATGGTGGACGACGAGGAGATCCTGGAGCTCGTCGAGCTCGAGGTCCGTGAGCTGCTCTCCGAGTACGAGTTCCCGGGCGACGACCTGCCGGTCGTCCGCGTCTCCGCCCTGAAGGCCCTGGAGGGCGACAAGGAGTGGGGCGAGAAGCTCGTCGGCCTGATGCACGCCGTCGACGAGAACATCCCCACCCCGGCCCGCGCCGTGGACCAGCCGTTCCTGATGCCGATCGAGGACGTCTTCACGATCACCGGTCGTGGCACCGTCGTCACCGGTCGTATCGAGCGTGGCATCCTCAAGGTCAACGAGACTGTCGACATCATCGGCATCAAGGAGACCAAGACCACCACCACGGTCACCGGCATCGAGATGTTCCGCAAGCTGCTCGACGAGGGCCAGGCCGGTGAGAACGTCGGTCTGCTGCTCCGTGGCATCAAGCGCGAGGACGTCGAGCGCGGCCAGGTCATCATCAAGCCGGGTTCGGTCACGCCGCACACCGACTTCGAGGCCCAGTCGTACATCCTGTCGAAGGACGAGGGTGGCCGCCACACCCCGTTCTTCAACAACTACCGCCCGCAGTTCTACTTCCGTACCACGGACGTGACCGGCGTCGTGACCCTCCCCGAGGGCACCGAGATGGTCATGCCGGGCGACAACACCGCCATGACGGTCGCGCTGATCCAGCCGATCGCCATGGAGGAGGGCCTGAAGTTCGCCATCCGTGAGGGTGGCCGCACCGTCGGCGCCGGCCAGGTCACCAAGATCCTCAAGTAATTGACGATCTGACCTGCCTGCCTCGTACAGGCTGAGTCCGAAGGGCCCCGCGCACCGCTCGGTGTGCGGGGCCCTTCGGCGTTCCTTCATGAGGCACTCACGGGGGCGTGCCTCCTTTCACGGACCGCTCATCGCCGACTGTTATGGTCGGGCCACCAACAAGCTCCCGCCGTCGCGGAAAGTGGGACCCACCGCATGTCAACCACACCGCTGTTGTCGGTCGTGATGCCGATCTACAACGAGCAGGAGGCGCTTCCGCTGACCGTCGAACGGCTGCGGCCGATCCTCGACGGGCTCGACGTGGCCTACGAGGTGGTCGGCGTCGACGACGGCAGCGCCGACGCGACGCCGGTGCTGATGCAGAAGATCCGCCAGGACTGGCCGGAGTTCCGCATCGTCCGCTTCGCCCGCAACTCCGGGCACCAGGCCGCCCTCACCGCCGGCATCCACCGGGCCTTCGGCGACTACGTCGTCTCGATCGACGCCGACCTGCAGGACCCGCCGGAGAAGATCCCCGAGATGCTGGCGCTCGCCCGGGAGGAGGGCCTGGACATCGTCTACGGCGTCCGCGGCGACCGCGGCACCGACACCTCCTTCAAACGGCACAGCGCCGGGGCGTACTACTGGCTGATGCGCAAGCTGGTCGGCAAGCGGATGCCCAACCAGGCCGGCGACTTCCGGCTGCTCAGCCGGGCCGCGGTGGACGCGCTCAAGGCGATGCCCGAGCACCAGCCGGTCTACCGGCTGCTGGTGCCGTGGCTGGGCTTCCCCAGCGGCGAGGTGGTCTACGTCCGCGAGGAGCGGGTCGCCGGCAGCACCCACTACCCGCTGTCCAAGATGGTCCGGCTCGCGCTGGACAGCGTCACCAACTTCTCCGCGGCCCCGCTGCGGTTGGCCACCTGGCTCGGGCTGTTCAGCTTCCTGGTCTGCATCGCGCTGGCGCTCTACACCACGATCGCGTACGCCGTCGGCTCCACCGTGCCGGGCTGGTCCTCGCTGTTCATAGGGATGCTGTTCCTCGGCGCCGTCCAGCTGGTCTGCGTCGGACTGCTCGGCGAGTACGTCGGCCGGATCTACTCGGCGGTCCAGGCGCGGCCGGCCTACTTCGTCGGCTACGACTCGGCCGAGGAGCAGGACCGGTACGGGACGGGCAAGTGAACGAGATCCTCTCCGCCGACCGCGACGAGCACGGTGAGCACGGCGGGAACGACGAGCGCGGCGGGCAGGCCCCCGGCTCGCCCGGGATGCGCCGGCAGCTGCCGTCCTTCCTGGTCATCGGCGTGCTGAGCACGCTCTTCTACCTGGCGCTGTTCGTCCTGCTGCGGCTGCTCGCCTCCTCCCAGGTGGCCAACCTGGTGGCGCTGGCCGTCAGTGCGGTGGCCAACACCGCGGCCAACCGCCGCTTCACCTTCGGCATCACCGGCTCGGACGGCGCGGTGCGCCACCAGCTCCAGGGTGCGGTCGCCTTCGTGATCGGGCTCGGCCTCAGCAGCGGCGCCTTGGCGCTGCTCGACGCGGCGGTGCCGGACGCCTCCCGGGTGGTCGAGGTGACCGGCCTCGTCGTGGCGAACGGCCTTGCCACCGTGGCCCGGTTCGTGCTCCTCAAGGTCTGGGTCTTCCGGAAGCGCTGACGACGGCCGGCCGGACGGCGGCAGTGACGACGAAGGGGACGCGTGCCGCGGCACGCGTCCCCTTCGTGGTTCCGGGCTCTGCCGTCACCGCCGCCGTCACTGCTGCTTCAGCGACTCCGTGTAGGCCTTGCAGGCCTCGTAGTCCGGCAGCAGGCCACTGGCGATCGCCTCCGCGAGCGAGGGCGCGGCCGCGTCGCGGGCCGACAGCTGCGGGGCCTCGGCCGGCCACTCGATGCCGAGGTCCGGGTCCAGCGGGTGCACGCCGTGCTCGCCGGTCGGGTTGTACGTCGCCGAGCAGAGGTAGGTCAGCGTCGCGTCGTCGGTGAGCGCGCAGAAGCCGTGGCCCAGGCCCTCGGGGATGTAGACGGCCTTGCGCTCGGTGTCGTCCAGGCGCACGCCCTCCCACTTGCCGAAGGTCGGCGAGCCGACCCGCAGGTCGACGATGACGTCCAGCACCGCGCCGCGGGTGCAGGCGACGTACTTGGCCTGGCCGGGCGGCACGTCCGCGAAGTGGATGCCGCGCACGACGTCCTTGGCGGAGAGCGACAGGTTGGCCTGAGCCAGCGTCAGCGGGTGGCCGACGACCTCGGCGAGCCGGTCGAAGCGGTACCACTCGGTGAAGTGGCCCCGCGGGTCGCCGTGCACCTGAGGGGTGATCTCGAAGGCGCCCTCGATGGAGAGTTCACGGAACTTCACCGGCCGGCCGCCTCGTCGAGCAGGGTCACCAGGTACTGGCCGTAACCGCTCTTCAGCAGCGGCTCGGCGAGCTCGCGCAGCTGCGCGTCGTCGATCAGGCCGGCCCGCCAGACCGCCTCCTCGATGCAGCCGATCTTGAAGCCCTGGCGCTCCTCGATGACCCGGACGAACTCCGAGGCCTGGACCATCGAGACGAAGGTGCCGGTGTCCAGCCAGGCGGTGCCGCGGTCGAGGATCGTGACGTGCAGGTCGCCGGTGCGCAGGTACGCGTCGTTGACGGCGGTGATCTCCAGCTCGCCGCGGGCGCTCGGCTTCAGGTTGCGGGCGATCTCGACGACCCGGTTGTCGTAGAAGTACAGGCCGGGGACGGCGTAGCGGGACTTGGGCTCGGCCGGCTTCTCCTCGATCGAGATGACCTGGCCGCTCTCGTCGAACTCGACCACGCCGTACGCGGTCGGGTCGGCCACCGGGTAGGCGAAGACCCGGCCGCCCTTGATGTCGGAGTGCTCAGTCAGGGCGGTGCCCAGGCCGCTGCCGTGGAAGATGTTGTCGCCGAGGATGAGGGCCACCGGCTCGTCGCCGATGAAGTCCGCGCCGAGCACGAAGGCCTGGGCGATGCCCTCGGGCTTCTCCTGGACGGCGTACTGGAGCTTCAGGCCGAGCTGGGAACCGTCACCCAGCAGCCGTTCGAACTGGTCCCGGTCGTTCGGGGTGGTGATGATCAGGATTTCGCTTATCCCGGCCATCACCAGGGTCGAGAGGGGGTAGTAGATCATCGGCTTGTCGAAGACCGGGAGGAGCTGCTTCGACACCGCTCGGGTCAAGGGCCACAGCCGTGAGCCGGTGCCGCCGGCCAGGAGGATTCCACGCATGGGTGCACCCTATTCGAGAACTCGGGGGGTGGTGGGGGCCGGTGGGGGCGGGACAGGAGGCCGCTCGGGCGGCGGTAGACTACGCGCATTATGCGCATCCTCGTGACCGGCGGCGCCGGATTCATTGGTTCGGAGTTCGTCCGTCAGCTCCTCGGAGCGGACGAGAGCGCCCGGATCACCGTCTTTGACAAGCTCACCTACTCGGGCGTCCTGGAGAACCTGGCCCCGGTGGCGAACCACCAGGGCTACACCTTCGTCCAGGGCGACATCTGCGACGTCGACGCGGTCGACCAGGTCATGCCCGGCCACGACGTCGTCGTGCACTTCGCCGCCGAGTCCCACGTGGACCGGTCGATCGCCGGTGCGGGCCCGTTCGTGCTGACCAACGTCGTGGGCACCCAGGTCCTCCTGGATGCCGCCCGCAAGCACGGTGTCGGCCGCTTCGTGCACATCTCCACCGACGAGGTGTACGGCTCGATCAGCGAGGGCTCCTGGACCGAGACCTGGCCGCTGGAGCCGAACTCCCCCTACTCCGCCTCCAAGGCCTCCTCCGACCTGCTGGCGCTGGCCTACCACCGCACGCACGGCATGGACGTCGTGGTGACCCGCTGCTCCAACAACTACGGGCACTACCAGTTCCCGGAGAAGGTCATCCCGCTCTTCACCACCAACCTGATCGACGGCAAGAAGGTTCCGCTGTACGGCGACGGCGGCAACGTCCGCGACTGGCTGCACGTCTCGGACCACTGCCGGGGCATCGAGCTGGTCATGCGCGGCGGCCGCGCGGGTGAGGTCTACAACATCGGCGGCGGTACCGAGGCCACCAACAAGGAGCTGACCGGCCTGCTGCTGGAGGCCGCCGGCGCGGGCTGGGACATGGTCGAGCACGTCGAGGACCGCAAGGGCCACGACCTGCGCTACTCGATCGACATCAGCAAGATCCGCGAGGAGCTCGGCTACGAGCCGCAGGTCCGCTTCGAGGACGGCCTCGCCGCGACCATCGCCTGGTACCGCGAGAACCGCGCCTGGTGGGAGCCGCTGAAGCAGAAGGCGGCCCTGGCCAAGTGACCGCGAACGCCGCCGGCCGGGTG
The genomic region above belongs to Streptomyces sp. 1331.2 and contains:
- the rfbB gene encoding dTDP-glucose 4,6-dehydratase, giving the protein MRILVTGGAGFIGSEFVRQLLGADESARITVFDKLTYSGVLENLAPVANHQGYTFVQGDICDVDAVDQVMPGHDVVVHFAAESHVDRSIAGAGPFVLTNVVGTQVLLDAARKHGVGRFVHISTDEVYGSISEGSWTETWPLEPNSPYSASKASSDLLALAYHRTHGMDVVVTRCSNNYGHYQFPEKVIPLFTTNLIDGKKVPLYGDGGNVRDWLHVSDHCRGIELVMRGGRAGEVYNIGGGTEATNKELTGLLLEAAGAGWDMVEHVEDRKGHDLRYSIDISKIREELGYEPQVRFEDGLAATIAWYRENRAWWEPLKQKAALAK
- the tuf gene encoding elongation factor Tu, translated to MAKAKFERTKPHVNIGTIGHIDHGKTTLTAAITKVLHDAYPDLNPFTPFDQIDKAPEERQRGITISIAHVEYQTEARHYAHVDCPGHADYIKNMITGAAQMDGAILVVAATDGPMPQTKEHVLLARQVGVPYIVVALNKADMVDDEEILELVELEVRELLSEYEFPGDDLPVVRVSALKALEGDKEWGEKLVGLMHAVDENIPTPARAVDQPFLMPIEDVFTITGRGTVVTGRIERGILKVNETVDIIGIKETKTTTTVTGIEMFRKLLDEGQAGENVGLLLRGIKREDVERGQVIIKPGSVTPHTDFEAQSYILSKDEGGRHTPFFNNYRPQFYFRTTDVTGVVTLPEGTEMVMPGDNTAMTVALIQPIAMEEGLKFAIREGGRTVGAGQVTKILK
- the rfbC gene encoding dTDP-4-dehydrorhamnose 3,5-epimerase; protein product: MKFRELSIEGAFEITPQVHGDPRGHFTEWYRFDRLAEVVGHPLTLAQANLSLSAKDVVRGIHFADVPPGQAKYVACTRGAVLDVIVDLRVGSPTFGKWEGVRLDDTERKAVYIPEGLGHGFCALTDDATLTYLCSATYNPTGEHGVHPLDPDLGIEWPAEAPQLSARDAAAPSLAEAIASGLLPDYEACKAYTESLKQQ
- the rfbA gene encoding glucose-1-phosphate thymidylyltransferase RfbA codes for the protein MRGILLAGGTGSRLWPLTRAVSKQLLPVFDKPMIYYPLSTLVMAGISEILIITTPNDRDQFERLLGDGSQLGLKLQYAVQEKPEGIAQAFVLGADFIGDEPVALILGDNIFHGSGLGTALTEHSDIKGGRVFAYPVADPTAYGVVEFDESGQVISIEEKPAEPKSRYAVPGLYFYDNRVVEIARNLKPSARGELEITAVNDAYLRTGDLHVTILDRGTAWLDTGTFVSMVQASEFVRVIEERQGFKIGCIEEAVWRAGLIDDAQLRELAEPLLKSGYGQYLVTLLDEAAGR
- a CDS encoding GtrA family protein, translated to MNEILSADRDEHGEHGGNDERGGQAPGSPGMRRQLPSFLVIGVLSTLFYLALFVLLRLLASSQVANLVALAVSAVANTAANRRFTFGITGSDGAVRHQLQGAVAFVIGLGLSSGALALLDAAVPDASRVVEVTGLVVANGLATVARFVLLKVWVFRKR
- a CDS encoding glycosyltransferase family 2 protein — translated: MSTTPLLSVVMPIYNEQEALPLTVERLRPILDGLDVAYEVVGVDDGSADATPVLMQKIRQDWPEFRIVRFARNSGHQAALTAGIHRAFGDYVVSIDADLQDPPEKIPEMLALAREEGLDIVYGVRGDRGTDTSFKRHSAGAYYWLMRKLVGKRMPNQAGDFRLLSRAAVDALKAMPEHQPVYRLLVPWLGFPSGEVVYVREERVAGSTHYPLSKMVRLALDSVTNFSAAPLRLATWLGLFSFLVCIALALYTTIAYAVGSTVPGWSSLFIGMLFLGAVQLVCVGLLGEYVGRIYSAVQARPAYFVGYDSAEEQDRYGTGK